One Spirochaeta africana DSM 8902 genomic window carries:
- a CDS encoding B12-binding domain-containing radical SAM protein, which produces MIQTTYTLYQVSQVIMHINFVSIHIAPSPRAIPLGVGMIAQSLRSQFPEEISTSLIDCYIPQDPAVQLAKVLAGNPFAVCISIFLWNSESAIRLIQDIKGSHPEVLIIAGGALPTALPDNFSSIREIDHILPGEAENSVIELFEGLLAGKPQPRIIPQGQPPRLEDVPSPYLGGLIKPAEYGGALWELSRGCPYKCSFCFESRGTTGIRRFPEDRLQKELKLFQAAGVSEIMVLDPTFNFDARIAKRNLQMMSTLAPDIHYTFEIRAEHITIELAQLFAGLNCTLQIGLQSIHPEVLNNLNRTCNTETFQKRIHLLHEQQVPYGFDLIFGLPGDSLRGFLESVDFTFSLAPNHVDIFPLAVLPGTALFDSAESLGLQFLPEGDYQVIKTPGFTPEDLSAAADIADFVDRFYNQGKAVSWFDLILEYLDLSPTGFFQIGASLADLASQPSSPLDFQYQVIHRILEHLNCTSRYPLIQDFITYFWHVNGVFAEALDASPTCGDLQFNPTLRTAAFMYNPFEIIQWIESGIHDFGIIQQYMHASRHMFAFACADSELTFLECTEKEFDFLHKLTAQCQPDFNEALDMPPRSRERFVTAGIAARSI; this is translated from the coding sequence GTGATACAAACTACTTACACTTTATATCAAGTATCACAGGTTATCATGCACATAAATTTTGTAAGTATCCATATTGCCCCGTCGCCACGCGCGATTCCACTTGGTGTCGGAATGATAGCCCAGTCCTTACGGAGTCAATTTCCGGAAGAAATTTCCACCTCACTTATCGACTGCTACATACCCCAAGACCCAGCCGTCCAACTGGCCAAAGTGCTGGCTGGCAATCCCTTTGCGGTGTGCATCTCGATTTTTCTATGGAACTCCGAGTCGGCCATCAGATTGATACAGGACATTAAAGGATCGCACCCGGAAGTTCTGATAATCGCAGGTGGCGCCCTTCCCACCGCATTACCCGATAACTTCAGCTCAATTCGGGAGATTGATCATATCCTTCCTGGCGAGGCTGAGAACTCTGTCATTGAGCTTTTCGAAGGATTGCTTGCAGGAAAACCTCAGCCGCGCATCATCCCGCAAGGTCAGCCTCCGCGACTTGAAGATGTACCTTCCCCGTATCTGGGCGGACTGATTAAGCCTGCAGAGTACGGTGGGGCTTTATGGGAACTTTCCCGTGGCTGCCCCTACAAATGCTCTTTCTGTTTCGAGAGTCGCGGCACAACCGGGATACGACGATTTCCAGAGGATCGTCTCCAGAAAGAACTGAAGCTGTTTCAGGCGGCAGGGGTCAGTGAAATAATGGTACTGGACCCAACCTTTAACTTTGACGCACGGATTGCAAAGCGAAACCTGCAGATGATGAGCACCTTGGCACCGGATATCCATTATACCTTTGAAATTCGGGCAGAACATATAACTATCGAACTGGCACAGCTTTTTGCAGGTCTCAACTGCACTCTTCAGATTGGCTTGCAATCAATCCACCCCGAGGTACTGAATAACCTAAATCGTACATGCAACACTGAGACATTCCAAAAAAGGATCCACCTACTTCACGAACAACAGGTTCCCTATGGTTTTGACCTGATTTTTGGTTTGCCAGGCGACAGTTTGAGGGGATTTTTGGAGAGTGTTGATTTTACTTTTAGCCTTGCGCCCAACCATGTGGACATATTTCCATTGGCCGTACTTCCCGGAACTGCCCTGTTTGATTCAGCTGAATCATTGGGATTACAGTTCCTGCCAGAAGGCGACTACCAGGTAATCAAAACCCCCGGATTCACCCCTGAGGATTTGTCAGCAGCTGCAGACATCGCTGATTTTGTAGACCGATTTTACAATCAAGGTAAGGCAGTCAGCTGGTTCGACCTTATCCTGGAGTATCTTGATCTATCACCCACCGGTTTTTTTCAAATCGGTGCCAGCCTTGCAGATTTAGCCTCACAGCCCTCCTCTCCTCTTGATTTCCAGTACCAGGTAATCCATCGGATACTGGAACACTTAAACTGCACCTCAAGATATCCTTTGATTCAGGACTTTATTACCTATTTCTGGCACGTGAATGGGGTTTTTGCAGAGGCCCTCGATGCGTCGCCCACTTGCGGTGACCTACAGTTTAATCCAACCCTGCGCACCGCTGCGTTCATGTATAACCCTTTCGAGATAATCCAATGGATTGAAAGCGGCATCCATGATTTCGGCATTATTCAGCAATATATGCATGCATCTCGTCACATGTTTGCCTTCGCCTGCGCTGACAGTGAACTTACGTTCCTGGAATGCACGGAAAAAGAGTTCGATTTTTTGCATAAATTAACCGCTCAATGCCAGCCCGATTTCAATGAAGCGCTGGATATGCCACCGAGATCCCGGGAACGATTTGTGACTGCCGGGATTGCCGCGCGTAGCATCTGA